ACTCAATGCCTTTGAATTTACACCAGCCGTAAAAACATCTCCAACAAAGCCATAATCGATATCCAACACTTCCCGTTTCTTTGCGGAAATTAAATTTAAATCAGCGCCAGATAAGCCGATGGCATTACATTGCTTTGACTGAAGTAACGCGACAATCTGCTTATTAATCAATCCGGCATAAACCATGGTCGTAATCTTTAATGTCTCCGAATCTGTTATTCGTCTACCATTCACCATTGCCTGCGAAACGCCCAAACGTTTCGCCAATTCAGTTGCCAATTTTCCTCCTCCATGCACTAATATCTTTAACGCATCTATTTTAGCTAATTCCATTAAAAATTGCTCTAAGGCAATCGGATTATCAATTACGTTTCCTCCGATTTTAATAATGTATAATTTTTTCATTTTCTAACAATTCATCTATTACAGTAAAATTATCGTCTAATAGTTTTTTTAACACAGCTTGTGCAGCATACACGCGGTTGCTCGCCTGTTCTAATACCAACGAATTTCTCCCATCCAATACTTCATCACTTAACTCCACATTTCTTCTTACCGGCAAACAGTGCATCACTTTGGCCATGTTTGTGGATTTAAGTTTTTCATTTGTAAGCATCCAATCGGAATTGGTAGATACTACTTTTCCATAATCCGAATAGCTCGACCAGTTTTTCACATATACAAAGTCGGCATCTCTTAAAGCCTCCTGCTGATTATAGTGGACAGTCGCACCTTTAGTAAACTCTTCACACAAGTCATAACCTTCAGGATGTGTAATCACAAATTCTACATCCGCTTCACACATCCATTCACTAAAAGAATTCGCAACAGCTTGAGGCAAGGCTTTGATATGTGGAGCCCATGAAAGCACAACTTTCGGTTTTCGACTTTTATTCCAGTTCTCAGTAATCGTTATTAAATCGGATAGGCTTTGAAGTGGATGAAGTGTTGCACTTTCTAAACTAACTATTGGAACGTGGCAATGTTTCATGAATTTCAACAACACTTTCTCACCATAATCCTCCTGCTTGTTAATCAAAGATGGGAAACAGCGAATCCCAATTATATCACAATATTGACCTAATACTGCTGCTGCATCCTTCACATGCTCAACACCTTGCCCGTTCATTATAGCTCCATCTTCCATCTCCAACGCCCAACCTTCTTTATCAATGTTCATGACTATCACATTCATTCCTAAATTCATTGCTGCCTTTTGTGTACTCAAACGTGTACGCAAACTGGGATTCATAAAAATTAATCCTATTGTTTTATTTTTCCCTAATTGAGAAAAAGCATAGGGATTCTTTTTAATAATTAAAGCTTCATGCACCAAGTCATTTACATTTTTGACATCATGCACTGTTGTAAAGTATTTCATGTGTTTTAATTTTTTAAGTACATGGCTATTTCATTTCACAAATTGTTTAGATAAAACTATTTTAAATGCATTTAAAAATTGATCCAAATCTTCTTTCTTGATTGCCAGTGATGGAAGAATTCTCAAGGTGTTTTTATCAGAAGATGAGCCGGTAAATATGTGATGTTTCAACAACAATTCATTTCTAATATCTGAACAAGGGAATTCCAATTCGATACCAATCATTAATCCCCAACCACGTACTTCCTTAATGCCTTCTAAAGATTTCAACTCATTGCTCAAATAGAAACCCATTTCAAGCACATTATCCAACAAATTTTCCTCTTTTATAACATCCAAAACAGCTATAGCAGCTGCACAAGCCAAATAATTTCCACCAAAAGTTGTTCCAAGCATTCCTAATTTCGGTTGTATATTTGGATGGATTAATACTCCTGCAACCGGAAAACCATTACCCATACCCTTTGCCACAGTTATTAAATCGGGCTGTATTTCTGCATATTGATGCGCAAAGAATTTTCCTGAACGACCATAACCGGATTGAATTTCGTCTACAATGAGCAATGCTCCGAATTTCTCGCATTCTGTTTTCAATTTTTTCAAGAACGAAACAGTCGGGATATTCACTCCACCAACCCCTTGAATTCCTTCAACAATAACGGCACATACATCTTCATTCATCGCTTGTTCAAAAGCATTTTCATTGTTTAATGGAAGAAAAAGAATATTTTCTGTTTCATTTACCGGTGCACTAATTTTAGCATCGTCTGTAGATGCAACCGCCAAAGAAGTTCTTCCATGAAAACTTTTTCCAAAGGCAATTATCTTCTTCCTTCCGTTATGAAAAGAAGCCAATTTCAGAGCGTTTTCATTTGCTTCAGCACCACTATTGCACAAAAACAATTGGTAGTTCAAGTAACCTGATATGGCTCCCAATTTTTCTGCAAGCTCCTCCTGCATTGTAATTTTAACAGAATTCGAATAAAAACCAATTGCATTCAACTGTTCTGTCAACTTTTTAACATAGTATGGATGAGTATGACCGATGGAAATAACAGCATGACCACCATACAAATCCAAATACTTTACACCTTTACTATTCCAGACAAATGAACCTTCCGCTTTTATCGGTTCAATATCAAACAATGGATACACGTCAAATAATTTCATTTTATAGATATTTAAAAATAGTTTGCCTTCAATTTTAATCCTGTAGTCTCTTCCAACCCAAACATCAGATTCATATTCTGAATTGCTTGTCCGGATGCCCCTTTCAATAAATTATCAATACATGCAGTTATCAAAACTTTATCATTGTGTTTTTCAAAATGCAACAAACATTTATTTGTGTTCACTACTTGCTTTAAATCAATCGCTTCATTCCAGATATGGACAAATGGATGTGTTTTGTAAAATTCA
This portion of the Bacteroidota bacterium genome encodes:
- a CDS encoding aspartate aminotransferase family protein, translated to MKLFDVYPLFDIEPIKAEGSFVWNSKGVKYLDLYGGHAVISIGHTHPYYVKKLTEQLNAIGFYSNSVKITMQEELAEKLGAISGYLNYQLFLCNSGAEANENALKLASFHNGRKKIIAFGKSFHGRTSLAVASTDDAKISAPVNETENILFLPLNNENAFEQAMNEDVCAVIVEGIQGVGGVNIPTVSFLKKLKTECEKFGALLIVDEIQSGYGRSGKFFAHQYAEIQPDLITVAKGMGNGFPVAGVLIHPNIQPKLGMLGTTFGGNYLACAAAIAVLDVIKEENLLDNVLEMGFYLSNELKSLEGIKEVRGWGLMIGIELEFPCSDIRNELLLKHHIFTGSSSDKNTLRILPSLAIKKEDLDQFLNAFKIVLSKQFVK
- the argB gene encoding acetylglutamate kinase, whose product is MKKLYIIKIGGNVIDNPIALEQFLMELAKIDALKILVHGGGKLATELAKRLGVSQAMVNGRRITDSETLKITTMVYAGLINKQIVALLQSKQCNAIGLSGADLNLISAKKREVLDIDYGFVGDVFTAGVNSKALSQFLDNRIVPVFSAICHDGNGQLLNTNADTIASALAIALSGTYEVQLNYFFEKKGVLENVADEDSVMKLITKTKYKQLVLDGTISKGMIPKMDNAFDAIQKGVRSVVIAHSDELKNCTTNEYIGTTLTA
- a CDS encoding acetylornithine carbamoyltransferase — its product is MKYFTTVHDVKNVNDLVHEALIIKKNPYAFSQLGKNKTIGLIFMNPSLRTRLSTQKAAMNLGMNVIVMNIDKEGWALEMEDGAIMNGQGVEHVKDAAAVLGQYCDIIGIRCFPSLINKQEDYGEKVLLKFMKHCHVPIVSLESATLHPLQSLSDLITITENWNKSRKPKVVLSWAPHIKALPQAVANSFSEWMCEADVEFVITHPEGYDLCEEFTKGATVHYNQQEALRDADFVYVKNWSSYSDYGKVVSTNSDWMLTNEKLKSTNMAKVMHCLPVRRNVELSDEVLDGRNSLVLEQASNRVYAAQAVLKKLLDDNFTVIDELLENEKIIHY